A stretch of the Malus domestica chromosome 08, GDT2T_hap1 genome encodes the following:
- the LOC103441387 gene encoding uncharacterized protein: MENRVENSHGTEIPEKSRSLDLKSLYKSRSRKDVENKSLKRKVSAGDGDENRGKTKKSKKEASLSSLKNVNTSSKKSLDKVYHSGLNSGSHDPESWKSGSSDRLDSSSGLNGVSSLSLNNKVIQIPRRKRGFLVRKKFDGGQAPKLPDESAGKAGVIDQTHQIAKLNGDDLGTQSESLKVKQKKGRHDFKENINNELNSAPHAKKEDVPTSHSAVSNGDSSLKKSRRNRRKRKELAPDSKSSEKEAGPLVDSSMKKGHDLQEDDEENLEQNAARMLSSRFDPSCTGFSSNNKASANGLSFLLSSGQDFDSHRSKSISGSESPSVDNSGRVLRPRKQHNEKGHSRKRRHFYEVFFGNLDAYWVLNRRIKVFWPLDQSWYYGLINDYDKEKKLHHVKYDDRDEEWVDLQNERFKLLLLPSEVPGRTERKKSKVRNRSPDERKGDKKCRKEKKKRELTSEDDSGIGSYIDTEPIISWLARSTGRVKSPSCAVKKQKTSGLSLKPVPPLSDEDATLHESLGDSSFKRDKKNSRHPGRSSDDVMQEKPTSQGSTGSKDSKMPIVYVRRRLRKNESELSHTSKDDHDSASKLGSLYDFLGSLDANGPLWSIDDAGLLKLTPPRIEPGRVTFELGLPVHSIINDSFRVEFWLFRATMLRQYGAVVISWPKVYLEMLFVDNVVGLRFLLFEGCLKQAVAFVFLVLSLFHQPNEQGKFIDFQLPATSIRFKFSSVQHLGKQLVFAFYNFSEVKNSKWKYLDSKLTSHCLLTKKLPPSECTYDSIKALQNGRNQSPFMSLCGNSSFVKGTRIRPRQGINFKGSFRESISVNSSDSTSRDDELCRKLPPLALSFAAAPTFFISLHLKLLMENCVANICFRDRDSVEHVENCDNMLAVDWSVVEDFINGGSKITPEKNLKAPPSNATSDGSCAKLDADNAISLCHGARTKSSQHFQNGSLDVSVSSDGTGVLEKTGTDKVVQLKALQSHHPESDQCSLSPRPLVGRDKSDTDSQSFPNGLTVEIPSFDRYEKPVDREVQSAQQPTEFSWNMSGSIIPSPNPTAPRSTGHRNRNSSSLGHLSNSWTDGKADLFHNGFGSGPKKPRTQVSYTSPYGGFDFSSKQRNLQKGLSHKRIRRANNEKRSSDASRGSQRNLELLSCETNVLVNGSDRGWRECGAHVVLELFDHNEWKLAVKISGTTKYSYKAHQFLQPGTTNRYTHAMMWKGGKDWNWGLEFPDRSQWALFREMHEECYNRNIRSASVKNIPIPGVRLIEESDDNSIEISFLRSSAKYFRQIETDVEMALDPSRVLYDMDSDDEQWILKFQNSSEVHNSSSTEIDEEMFEKTMDMFEKAAYDQQCDEFTSEEIEELMAGAGVGPMDVILSIYEHWLQKRQRKGMPLIRHLQPPSWERYQQEVKEWEQAMIKTNTTLPNGCYGKPASVEKPPMFAFCLKPRGLEVPNKGSTRSQKKFSLSGHNGGMLGDHDGFHAIGRRSNGFAFGDERLAYPGHNYDSLDDSPLSQTSPGVFSPRDAANILVSNDGFERNHLRRIHRSKSKKFARTVSYVAPQMMSSYSPRVVGNRNEFHRWNADIPDWSSQRYYQPEVSPRHGMGLLDDSDLDEFRLRDASGAAQHAHKMARLKRERARRLFYRADLAIHRAVVSLMTAEAIKTSSEDSSDDEE, encoded by the exons ATGGAAAATAGAGTAGAGAACTCACATGGCACTGAAATTCCCGAAAAATCGAGATCTTTGGATCTGAAGAGTTTGTATAAATCGAGAAGTAGGAAAGATGTCGAAAACAAGAGCTTGAAGAGAAAAGTTAGTGCCGGGGATGGTGATGAGAACAGGGGCAAGACAAAGAAGAGTAAGAAAGAGGCTTCTCTTAgtagtttgaagaatgttaataCTAGTAGCAAAAAGAGTTTAGACAAAGTGTATCATAGCGGGTTGAATTCTGGTTCACATGATCCAGAGTCATGGAAATCTGGGTCGAGTGATAGATTGGATAGCAGTAGTGGGTTGAATGGTGTTTCGTCACTTAGTTTGAATAATAAGGTTATTCAAATCCCGAGGCGTAAACGGGGTTTTCTAgtgaggaagaaatttgatggTGGTCAGGCACCAAAGCTGCCAGATGAATCTGCTGGTAAAGCGGGTGTCATTGATCAGACTCATCAGATAGCTAAGTTAAATGGTGATGATTTAGGTACTCAATCTGAGTCCTTGAAAGTTAAACAAAAGAAGGGTCGGCATGATTTcaaagaaaacataaataaTGAGTTGAATTCAGCACCACATGCTAAGAAAGAAGACGTTCCTACAAGTCATTCGGCTGTAAGCAATGGTGATTCATCTTTGAAGAAGTCTCGGAGGAATCGTAGGAAGAGGAAGGAGTTGGCACCTGACAGTAAAAGCTCTGAAAAGGAAGCTGGGCCTTTGGTTGATAGTTCTATGAAAAAAGGCCATGATTTACAAGAAGATGATGAGGAGAATCTTGAACAGAATGCAGCAAGGATGCTTTCATCAAGGTTTGATCCCAGCTGCACTGGGTTTTCTTCAAACAACAAGGCTTCTGCAAATGGGTTGTCTTTTTTGTTGTCTTCTGGACAGGATTTTGATAGCCATAGGTCAAAGTCTATTTCTGGGTCAGAATCTCCTTCGGTTGACAATTCTGGTAGAGTATTGAGGCCGAGGAAACAACACAATGAAAAGGGACATTCGCGGAAAAGGCGCCATTTCTATGAAGTtttctttgggaacttggatgcTTACTGGGTTTTGAACCGGAGAATCAAAGTCTTCTGGCCTTTAGACCAAAGTTGGTACTATGGTCTTATTAATGACTATGACAAGGAAAAAAAACTTCATCATGTGAAATATGATGATCGTGACGAAGAATGGGTTGACCTTCAAAATGAGAGGTTCAAGCTCTTGTTACTCCCTAGTGAAGTTCCCGGTAGGACAGAGCGGAAAAAATCAAAGGTGCGGAATAGAAGTCCCGATGAGAGAAAAGGGGACAAAAAgtgcagaaaagaaaagaaaaagagagaattgaCTTCGGAGGATGATAGTGGCATAGGCAGCTATATAGACACTGAACCCATTATTTCATGGTTGGCACGATCTACGGGTCGGGTCAAGTCTCCTTCCTGTGCTGTGAAGAAGCAAAAAACATCTGGTCTATCTTTAAAGCCTGTGCCACCATTGTCTGATGAAGATGCCACTTTACATGAATCTTTGGGTGACAGCTCCTTTAAAagggataaaaaaaattctcgcCATCCTGGCAGATCATCTGATGATGTGATGCAAGAAAAGCCTACCTCACAAGGCAGCACTGGCTCCAAAGATAGCAAAATGCCTATTGTTTATGTTCGAAGGCGGCTTCGGAAGAATGAGTCTGAATTGTCTCATACATCCAAGGATGACCATGACTCTGCGAGTAAACTTGGGTCACTATATGATTTCTTGGGAAGCTTGGATGCCAATGGACCATTGTGGTCTATTGATGATGCAGGACTGCTGAAATTAACTCCTCCACGGATAGAACCAGGAAGAGTTACTTTTGAGTTAGGCCTTCCAGTGCATTCAATTATTAATGATTCCTTTAGAGTAGAGTTTTGGTTATTTCGTGCCACAATGCTGCGTCAGTATGGTGCAGTGGTGATTTCATGGCCAAAGGTTTATTTGGAGATGCTTTTTGTTGACAATGTAGTTGGACTGAGATTTCTCTTGTTTGAAGGTTGCTTGAAGCAGGCTGTGGCCTTTGTTTTTCTTGTCCTGTCATTGTTTCATCAACCTAATGAGCAGGGGAAGTTTATTGATTTCCAGTTACCAGCAACTTCAATCAGGTTTAAATTCTCCAGTGTTCAGCATCTTGGGAAGCAACTTGTGTTTGCATTCTACAACTTTTCTGAAGTaaagaattcaaagtggaagTACCTAGACTCTAAACTTACGAGCCATTGTTTGCTTACCAAGAAACTGCCCCCGTCTGAATGCACCTATGATAGTATTAAAGCACTTCAAAATGGAAGAAATCAGTCACCTTTTATGTCTCTTTGCGGGAATTCCTCCTTTGTCAAG GGTACACGGATTAGGCCCAGGCAGGGTATTAACTTCAAGGGGAGTTTCAGGGAATCTATATCTGTAAATAGTAGTGATTCTACTTCTCGTGATGATGAGCTCTGCAGAAAACTTCCTCCACTTGCCCTCTCTTTTGCTGCTGCACCTACTTTCTTCATTAGTTTGCATCTTAAGCTGCTTATGGAAAATTGTGTTGCTAATATCTGTTTTCGGGACCGTGATTCAGTGGAGCATGTCGAAAACTGTGACAATATGTTGGCAGTTGACTGGTCTGTTGTCGAGGACTTTATTAACGGAGGTTCGAAGATTACTCCTGAGAAAAATTTGAAGGCTCCACCAAGTAATGCTACTTCTGATGGATCCTGTGCCAAGCTAGATGCAGACAATGCTATTTCTCTATGCCATGGAGCTCGGACAAAGTCATCTCAGCATTTCCAAAATGGCAGTCTTGATGTTTCTGTATCCTCTGATGGTACTGGTGTCCTTGAAAAGACTGGAACAGATAAAGTTGTACAGTTGAAAGCGTTGCAAAGCCATCATCCAGAGTCAGATCAATGTTCTTTATCCCCAAGGCCTTTGGTTGGTAGAGACAAGTCCGACACTGATTCCCAATCTTTTCCGAATGGTCTCACTGTCGAAATTCCATCATTTGACCGGTATGAGAAGCCTGTGGATAGGGAGGTGCAAAGTGCTCAACAGCCTACAGAATTTTCTTGGAACATGAGTGGTAGCATTATTCCCAGCCCTAACCCCACTGCTCCCAGAAGTACAGGGCACCGAAATAGAAATAGTTCATCACTTGGACACCTCTCAAATAGTTGGACGGATGGAAAAGCTGACCTTTTCCATAATGGTTTTGGCAGTGGACCAAAGAAGCCCCGAACTCAGGTGTCCTATACATCGCCTTATGGAGGTTTTGACTTTAGTTCGAAGCAAAGAAACCTCCAGAAGGGGCTTTCTCATAAACGAATCAGGAGGGCTAATAATGAGAAGAGGTCATCAGATGCTTCCAGAGGTTCCCAAAGAAATTTGGAACTCTTATCATGTGAAACAAATGTGTTAGTCAATGGCAGTGACAGAGGGTGGAGGGAATGTGGGGCCCATGTTGTATTAGAGCTTTTTGATCATAATGAGTGGAAGCTTGCTGTAAAAATTTCAGGGACTACAAAGTACTCATACAAAGCACATCAATTTTTGCAGCCTGGGACAACAAACCGCTACACTCATGCTATGATgtggaaaggaggaaaggactGGAATTGGGGTTTAGAGTTTCCAGATAGGAGTCAGTGGGCACTATTTAGGGAGATGCATGAAGAGTGTTACAATCGGAATATCCGCTCTGCTTCAGTAAAAAACATTCCTATTCCTGGTGTCCGCTTAATTGAAGAAAGTGATGATAATTCAATTGAAATATCATTTCTTCGCAGTTCTGCAAAGTATTTCCGGCAAATAGAAACAGATGTTGAAATGGCTTTGGACCCATCTCGGGTATTGTATGATATGGATAGTGATGATGAGCAGTGGATTTTGAAGTTTCAAAATTCTTCTGAAGTTCACAACAGTAGCTCAACAGAGATTGACGAGGAGATGTTTGAGAAAACAATGGACATGTTTGAAAAGGCTGCATATGATCAACAGTGTGATGAGTTCACATCTGAAGAAATAGAAGAGCTCATGGCTGGTGCTGGAGTTGGGCCCATGGATGTGATTTTATCCATTTATGAGCATTGGCTACAGAAAAGGCAGAGGAAGGGAATGCCTTTAATCCGACATCTTCAG CCACCATCATGGGAAAGGTATCAACAAGAAGTAAAAGAGTGGGAGCAAGCTATGATCAAAACCAATACCACCCTCCCCAATGGATGCTACGGGAAACCTGCATCAGTTGAGAAGCCACCAATGTTTGCTTTTTGTCTGAAACCACGGGGACTAGAAGTTCCCAACAAGGGATCAACACGGTCACAGAAGAAATTTTCGCTTTCTGGACATAATGGTGGCATGTTAGGAGATCACGATGGTTTCCATGCTATTG GAAGAAGATCAAATGGGTTTGCTTTCGGTGATGAAAGGCTGGCATATCCAGGCCATAACTATGACTCTTTAGACGACTCCCCCTTGTCTCAGACATCACCTGGGGTATTTTCACCAAGGGATGCAGCGAACATCTTGGTGAGCAATGATGGGTTTGAGAGAAATCATCTCCGCAGAATTCATAGAAGCAAGTCGAAGAAATTTGCGAGGACAGTATCTTATGTTGCCCCCCAGATGATGTCTTCATACAGTCCTAGAGTCGTAGGAAACAGAAATGAATTTCATCGATGGAATGCGGATATCCCTGATTGGTCAAGCCAGCGTTATTATCAACCAGAAGTGTCTCCGAGGCATGGCATGGGACTGTTGGATGATTCTGATCTCGATGAGTTCAGACTGCGTGATGCATCTGGTGCCGCCCAACATGCACATAAAATGGCAAGgctcaagagagagagagctcggaGATTGTTTTACAGAGCAGATCTAGCAATACACAGGGCCGTGGTTTCTCTCATGACCGCGGAAGCGATCAAAACTTCTTCTGAGGACTCCAGTGACGATGAAGAGTAG